Proteins from a single region of Dictyostelium discoideum AX4 chromosome 5 chromosome, whole genome shotgun sequence:
- the gerA gene encoding germination protein p109, whose translation MNIKNSLILIISTIFVLSMINGGLTSDPTCVGAPDGQVYLFSSWDFQGERYVYNISQGYLSLPDGFRNNIQSFVSGADVCFVKWYPSEQYQITAGESHRNYAALTNFGQRMDAIIPGNCSNIVCSPK comes from the coding sequence atgaatattaaaaattctttaatcttAATTATTTCAACAATCTTTGTTTTATCAATGATTAATGGTGGTTTAACTTCTGATCCAACTTGTGTTGGTGCTCCTGATGGTCAAGTTTACTTATTCTCTAGTTGGGATTTCCAAGGTGAACGTTATGTTTACAATATCTCTCAAGGATATCTCTCTTTACCAGATGGTTTCCGTAACAATATTCAATCATTTGTTAGTGGTGCTGATGTATGCTTTGTAAAATGGTATCCAAGTGAACAATATCAAATCACTGCTGGTGAATCTCACAGAAACTATGCCGCTCTCACTAATTTCGGTCAAAGAATGGATGCAATCATTCCTGGAAATTGTTCAAATATTGTTTGTTCTccaaaataa
- the sibA gene encoding integrin beta A-like protein (Similar to VWFA), whose product MDANGITCNNTIKFSSNYAFRIGFFKKFNKGCNVGDVVKVGDLDLGDDKTKVDVNLVVTSVNQADDWFTGEFSYTHTYNPIKLGGKAVTYKVVFTDCCRIKSLLNNAEGSWYISTSVVVDPNQGSDVSTFNRSPVSGMVPIITLNRDKNNQFLIAASDPNGDTLTYSLSNAYTMNQPSGLSIDSSKGIVSFKPTVSGFYSTQIMIKDTKGAYVVVDFLINSVIEPGVCHPSCSNGGNTCNGNSGCKSCKGTDSNGNTCSSFPPVFVYPPTPTDGSLLAYEVNKTNSFSIQCKTEEKSKTVFIQPANIPLAATLTSSDQNKQVSTLTYSMLPQLKHIGVYVISAYCTDNKGLVSTITSFSISVEKPICGHGTNKPGGGCNCETGWDPEKNCYECLKGHYGEKCDPVDPCVNGESNEGSQGNGKCTCYYGWEGKNCDIKVNQVCNANKENVVLDSSVAKSSYINPNFAQVYLNTDPSKQALTLSSKLSIPETIDKFEVLVLVDSQPSIVEYWDNFKKYSSDLTKNLQDISETVSIGLGLFSDAKTNGYSFVLKKSIGNGLSGLDDKDKAPASSYSTKNSLIALTSAAEFPAGWSTGSIKIIVLLTDNDYSATAQEVSKFTSTLISKSILPVVVSFNDNQNWDTLFKNQGFGSTKKTSNAKGNDWVSVATSAIKDVLSKAVVKAIDDTKGFLTLPSATTISIEDSKDYTIPIQIKYPQGQSDIPQNPSVSYSVVGFGITRIVINYNSAPTALGYSIETKQNVNYNFKLSGSDVDGNTLTIKFKTIPAASVGVIQADGVTIEQGDSFSIEKTFTFKPATNYYTKSTNDKFTFVANDGCLDSNEATVEIKITHVNQAPSCSSLSGSAISVTGLNTPKSFSLQGSDIETDSNLKIVFGDLTAISAYGNIKSGSNVVSTGSSVQLSSGSASLTFTQTKDIANDKEITVDFKVNDGSLDSSSSCSFKVKFVHFNKPPVAFAVTPLTIRQNSELKITISASDSDSDSVIFTLDDLKLGGGDSFFKCDDRSQLTAPFTTQPVSISGGVASFSEICYSSPLVNANSYASLVFFANDGQLSSDKFKVLININGDRPNAPPVVNQIPNFTMNEDDISNELVIDGIDPDELDQGKLKGIIIQKPTNGVILVKSGSSTSEAPIIGNAPYKIFYKPNPLYYGTDSFSYTVEDSMGERDATPKTTQITVQHVNHAPTLSIDPYDFTSQTSEKTLELTPKDIDLIDTVFHCTIVKLPATAIIKTSAGKVIDTVPTDLSDNKYIITSNNNIYNDFSDSFDAKCYDSSNAVSNIATGPITFRYINVPPKAESSDETLNQDSSVSFSVKATDLEDNSNVRAVIRSLPAKGTLTIKSTGKAAEISSTYAIDDFVYTPVAGYSNWDKPGHVGPADSFNFVAKDSKNDISSNIGTVSFFIEPRNPPTYEGLAVLYTKENTDLPFSISGIVGNGGSNVFLRIKSIVSRGSLYATHCMGTEGCMSEPNPVDININFTSQPYTFSFTPIEYENGDNYAIIEFVLYDKFNGQEVESQKYTIIINVIPVNQAPEVILIEHTLSTLPNNVIAFDKFKTVKMETNSYVIIKYDGTDIDDPKEKLKSYIVSPPLRGLLYVYDKDAKDGLGKLIKKDDTFVPVAQDGFWYIVFVPTPGSSGDGYVRIPISMVDFLGDISVPVTVAVDVSKKNIPPFITIENKNYTSLANTSIVVTGVSFDDPDSKYNDVELILSLVNKDGDLVSNKIATFSLSQQSKAKCTKHSEFAQFTCRSNKKTLNALISTMYVNHQGGGSYRLKVFVNDLGYSSPASIRDKNHMTATDYVELDVTKPEVTTTKENNNKTVLTGAIAGAAAGAGLLAAGAWFLLKKSAPPTDAFFGEGAFADGAVSTNPMYEESGRSAINPLYEASSENL is encoded by the exons ATGGATGCCAATGGGATCACATGTAAt aatACTATAAAATTTTCTTCAAATTATGCATTTCGTATAggttttttcaaaaaatttaacaaagGGTGCaatgttggtgatgttgttAAAGTGGGTGATTTGGACCTTGGAGATGATAAAACTAAAGTTGATGTTAATTTAGTAGTAACATCAGTTAATCAGGCCGATGATTGGTTTACCGGAGAGTTTTCATACACACACACTTATAACCCAATAAAATTAGGTGGAAAAGCCGTCACATATAAAGTAGTCTTTACTGATTGTTGCAGAATTAAATCATTGTTAAACAATGCAGAAGGTAGTTGGTATATTTCCACATCAGTGGTTGTTGATCCAAATCAAGGTAGTGATGTATCTACTTTCAATCGTTCACCAGTTTCAGGTATGGTCCCAATTATCACTTTAAATagagataaaaataatcaattccTTATCGCAGCATCTGATCCAAATGGTGATACACTCACATATTCTCTCAGTAATGCCTACACCATGAACCAACCATCAGGTTTAAGTATCGATAGCAGCAAAGGCATAGTATCATTTAAACCAACCGTTTCTGGTTTTTATTCTACTCAAATTATGATCAAAGATACCAAGGGTGCTTACGTTGTAGTTGATTTCCTCATTAATTCAGTCATAGAGCCAGGTGTTTGTCATCCATCTTGTAGCAATGGTGGAAATACTTGCAATGGTAACTCGGGCTGTAAATCATGTAAAGGAACAGACTCAAACGGTAACACTTGTTCTTCTTTCCCACCAGTTTTTGTTTATCCACCAACTCCGACAGATGGTTCTCTCCTTGCATATGAAgtaaacaaaacaaattctttttcaattcaatGTAAAACTGAAGAAAAATCTAAAACTGTATTTATTCAACCTGCAAATATTCCACTTGCTGCTACTCTTACTTCATCAGATCAAAATAAACAAGTTTCAACTCTTACTTATTCAATGTTACCACAATTAAAACATATTGGTGTTTATGTTATTTCAGCTTATTGTACTGATAATAAGGGTTTAGTCTCAACTATtacttctttttcaatttcagttG aaaaaccAATTTGTGGTCATGGTACTAATAAACCAGGTGGTGGTTGTAATTGTGAAACAGGTTGGGATCCAGAAAAGAATTGTTATGAATGTTTAAAAGGACATTATGGTGAAAAATGTGACCCAGTAGATCCATGTGTAAATGGTGAGTCCAATGAAGGCAGCCAAGGTAATGGTAAATGTACATGCTACTATGGTTGGGAAGGTAAAAATTGTGATATTAAAGTTAACCAAGTTTGTAATGCAAACAAAGAAAATGTTGTTCTCGATTCATCAGTAGCTAAATCAAGTTATATCAATCCAAACTTTGCTCAAGTTTACTTAAATACCGATCCATCAAAACAAGCTTTAACTCTTTCATCTAAACTTAGTATTCCAGaaacaattgataaatttgaagtTTTGGTTCTTGTTGATTCTCAACCAAGTATCGTTGAATATTgggataattttaaaaagtattCATCTGATTTAACTAAAAACCTCCAAGATATTAGTGAAACtgtttcaattggtttagGTTTATTCTCAGATGCCAAAACCAATGGTTATTCATTcgttttaaagaaatcaattggTAATGGTCTTAGTGGTTTGgatgataaagataaagcACCTGCTTCATCGTACTCTACTAAAAATTCACTCATTGCACTTACAAGTGCTGCAGAATTTCCAGCTGGTTGGAGCACAggttcaattaaaatcattgttCTTTTAACTGATAATGATTATTCAGCCACTGCTCAAGAAGTTTCTAAATTTACATCCACTTTAATCAGTAAATCCATTTTACCAGTTGTTGTTagttttaatgataatcaaAATTGGGATACCCTTTTCAAAAACCAAGGCTTTGGTTCAACTAAAAAAACTTCAAACGCTAAAGGTAATGACTGGGTATCAGTAGCTACTAGTGCTATCAAGGATGTTTTAAGCAAAGCAGTTGTTAAAGCAATCGATGATACCAAAGGATTTTTAACACTTCCATCAGCAACTACAATTAGTATCGAAGATTCAAAAGATTACACTATTCcaattcaaatcaaatatCCACAAGGTCAATCAGATATTCCTCAAAACCCATCTGTATCTTACTCTGTTGTAGGTTTTGGTATAACTAGAATTGTTATCAACTATAATAGTGCTCCAACTGCTTTAGGCTATTCAATTGAAACCAAACAAAATGTAAACTATAACTTTAAATTATCAGGTAGTGATGTTGATGGAAATACTTtaactattaaatttaaaactattcCAGCCGCATCTGTTGGTGTAATTCAAGCTGATGGTGTAACCATTGAACAAGGTGATTCATtctcaattgaaaaaacctTTACCTTTAAACCAGCCACCAATTATTACACTAAATCTACCAATGATAAATTTACATTTGTAGCTAATGATGGTTGTTTAGATAGTAATGAAGCAACcgttgaaattaaaattacccATGTAAATCAAGCACCATCTTGTTCAAGTCTTTCAGGTTCTGCAATTTCAGTTACTGGATTAAATACACCAAAATCTTTCTCATTACAAGGTAGTGATATTGAAACcgattcaaatttaaaaattgtatttGGTGACTTAACTGCTATTTCAGCTTATGGTAACATTAAAAGTGGTAGCAATGTAGTCTCCACTGGATCAAGTGTACAACTTTCCTCTGGTTCTGCATCTCTTACATTCACACAAACTAAAGATATTGCAAATGACAAAGAAATTACCGTTGATTTCAAAGTTAATGATGGTTCATTagattcttcatcttcatgtTCTTTCAAGGTTAAATTTGTTCATTTCAATAAACCACCAGTTGCATTCGCTGTAACACCACTTACAATTAGACAAAATTCAGAACTTAAAATTACTATTTCAGCCTCTGATTCCGACTCTGATAGTGTTATTTTTACTTTAGACGACCTCAAATTGGGTGGAGGTGATAGTTTCTTTAAATGTGATGATAGATCACAACTCACCGCACCATTTACAACCCAACCAGTTTCAATTTCTGGTGGTGTAGCATCATTCTCTGAAATCTGTTATTCATCCCCACTCGTAAATGCAAATTCATATGCAAGTTTAGTATTCTTTGCCAATGATGGCCAGTTATCTagtgataaatttaaagttttaatcAATATCAATGGTGATCGTCCAAATGCCCCACCAGTTGTAAATCAAATTCCAAATTTCACAATGAATGAAGATGATATTTCCAATGAATTGGTAATTGATGGTATCGACCCAGATGAATTAGATCAAGGTAAACTTAAAGGTATTATAATACAAAAACCAACGAATGGAGTTATCTTAGTTAAATCAGGTAGTTCAACAAGTGAAGCACCAATTATTGGTAATGCACCATACAAGATTTTCTATAAACCAAATCCATTATACTATGGTACAGATAGTTTTTCTTATACTGTTGAGGATAGTATGGGTGAGAGAGATGCAACTCCAAAGACTACTCAAATCACAGTCCAACATGTTAATCATGCACCAACCCTTTCAATTGATCCATATGATTTCACCTCTCAAACTTCTGAAAAAACTTTAGAATTAACACCAAaagatattgatttaatagaTACTGTATTCCATTGCACTATCGTTAAATTACCAGCAACTGCCATTATTAAAACCTCTGCTGGTAAAGTAATCGATACTGTACCAACTGATTTATCAGATAATAAATACATCAtaacttcaaataataatatctatAATGATTTCAGTGATTCATTCGATGCAAAATGTTATGATTCAAGTAATGCAGTTTCAAATATTGCAACTGGCCCAATCACCTTTAGATATATTAATGTTCCACCAAAAGCAGAATCATCAGATGAAACCTTAAATCAAGATAGTTCCGTTAGTTTCTCAGTAAAAGCCACCGATCTTGAAGATAATTCAAATGTTAGGGCTGTAATTAGATCCCTTCCAGCAAAAGGTACCCttacaattaaatcaacagGAAAAGCAGCTGAAATCTCTTCAACCTATGcaattgatgattttgttTATACTCCAGTTGCAGGTTATTCCAATTGGGATAAACCAGGCCATGTTGGACCAGCCGATTCTTTCAATTTTGTTGCAAAAGATAGTAAAAATGATATCTCTTCAAATATTGGTACTGTTTCATTCTTTATTGAACCAAGAAATCCACCAACCTATGAGGGTTTAGCTGTTTTATACACTAAAGAAAATACTGATCTTCCATTCAGTATTTCTGGTATCgttggtaatggtggttCAAATGTTTTCCTAAGAATTAAATCGATCGTTTCCAGGGGTTCATTATATGCCACTCATTGTATGGGTACTGAAGGTTGTATGTCTGAACCAAATCCAGTTGATATTAACATAAACTTCACATCTCAACCATATACCTTTAGTTTTACACCAATTGAATAtgaaaatggtgataattatgccattattgaatttgtactctatgataaatttaatggtCAAGAAGTTGAATCCCAAAAATataccattatcatcaatgTTATCCCAGTAAATCAAGCACCAGAGGTCATCTTAATTGAACATACTCTTTCAACTCTACCAAATAATGTTATAGCATTCGATAAATTTAAGACTGTTAAAATGGAAACTAACTCTTAtgtcattattaaatatgaTGGCACTGATATTGACGAtccaaaagaaaaattaaaatcttatATTGTCAGTCCTCCACTTCGTGGTTTACTCTATGTCTATGATAAAGATGCTAAGGATGGTTTgggtaaattaataaaaaaggatGATACATTTGTTCCTGTAGCTCAAGATGGTTTTTGGTATATCGTTTTTGTACCAACTCCAGGTTCATCTGGTGATGGTTATGTTCGTATTCCAATTTCAATGGTAGATTTCTTGGGTGATATCTCTGTTCCAGTCACAGTTGCAGTTGATGtttcaaaaaagaatattcCACCATTCATTaccattgaaaataaaaactatacTTCACTCGCCAATACTTCAATCGTTGTTACAGGTGTCTCATTTGATGATCCAGACAGTAAATATAATGATGTTGAATTAATTCTCTCATTGGTTAACAAGGATGGCGATTtagtttcaaataaaattgcaACATTCTCTTTATCTCAACAAAGTAAAGCAAAATGCACCAAACATTCTGAATTCGCTCAATTCACTTGTAGATCAAATAAAAAGACACTCAATGCTTTAATTTCCACAATGTATGTAAATCACCAAGGTGGTGGTTCTTATCGTCTCAAAGTATTCGTTAATGATTTAGGTTATAGTTCACCAGCATCAATTAGAGATAAAAATCATATGACTGCAACTGATTATGTTGAATTGGATGTAACAAAACCTGAAGTTACTACCaccaaagaaaataataataaaacagtATTAACTGGTGCAATTGCTGGTGCTGCCGCTGGTGCAGGTTTACTTGCCGCTGGTGCTTGGTTCTTATTAAAGAAATCTGCTCCACCAACAGATGCATTCTTTGGTGAAGGAGCTTTTGCTGATGGTGCTGTCTCTACAAATCCAATGTATGAAGAAAGTGGTAGATCTGCTATCAATCCATTATATGAAGCTTCTTctgaaaatttataa
- the ada gene encoding adenosine deaminase has protein sequence MIENNKEITLDIIKLLPKAELHRHLDGSIRISTLLELAKEQNVELPTYDQNELAKLIHKDENCSGLVNFLEAFQYTCSVLQHAYAITRVFYEMCEDAVADGVSYLEIRFSPVLHTSFGLSLSEVMEAVCDGMAIAELNLPIKARIIVCGLRHLDPSISKDLAEITWRYRHKGAIAFDLAGPEDGFSSKHHKEAFSIIRNKGINCTLHSGEDSNWTSVADSIHHCGAHRIGHGIAIQQNEELLNHVVNRRIPIECCITSNYQIKAISNASEHPIRKYFDSGAIVSICCDNCTMSNITLSGEYKLAIDTFNFKVEEVIRLIDYSFASSFIDPPLKINIRRESFKKALKIFQTNGYDISGVIENKFYYFEEIGLDVELEIQNNLANNFSLGKNVIRNYPQITLELLENLPKSDLHCRFDGGVSIEQIWNEVQLLGIDKCEKSKQEFLKKLSSKHLACYANFKDFKEFKSLIQSSSHTPQTIRLSKEIINLLLQTPEQINRAFDDIIKVALKDKVQYLELMIRPNSHSRNGLTKEQVLALIIENKDKWEKSSSIKIGLVVFSSSTSDDPIETLDSARLAIANRNSGVIGFGIFGADPISPTESRHFSQTFSLLKENNFNLVQFAGKSDVESLISTIHCSGSTRLSGAFQSHKIPRLMSYLGNYSIPVEISLTEKLKSFTSDDLSFTTPIRHLLDGKCPVVICSFRSSLYPYSRSKMYYKIVKNAKLDFKQVVRLLKNPFAYNFQSHQQRIELVQQFNKLSKEYLNSVNINYSNIII, from the exons atgattgaaaataataaagaaattacacTTGATATAATCAAACTATTACCAAAAGCTGAACTTCATAGACATTTAGATGGTTCAATTAGaatttcaacattattaGAATTAGCCAAAGAACAAAATGTTGAATTACCAACCTATGATCAAAATGAATTGGcaaaattaattcataaAGATGAGAATTGTAGTGGTTTAGTAAACTTTTTAGAAGCTTTCCAATATACTTGTTCTGTTTTACAACATGCATATGCTATCACAAGAGTATTTTATGAAATGTGTGAAGATGCTGTTGCAGATGGAg ttagCTATTTAGAAATTCGTTTCTCTCCAGTACTTCATACAAGTTTTGGATTAAGTTTATCAGAAGTTATGGAAGCAGTTTGTGATGGTATGGCCATAGCAGAGTTAAATCTTCCAATAAAAGCTAGAATTATTGTTTGTGGTTTACGTCATTTAGATCCATCAATTTCCAAAGATTTAGCTGAAATCACTTGGCGTTATAGACATAAAGGTGCAATTG cATTTGATTTAGCAGGACCAGAAGACGGATTTTCAAGTAAACATCATAAAGAagcattttcaattataagAAATAAAGGTATTAATTGTACATTACATAGTGGTGAAGATTCAAATTGGACAAGTGTTGCAGATTCAATTCATCATTGTGGAGCACATCGTATTGGTCATGGTATTGCAATTCAACAGaatgaagaattattaaatcatgtTGTTAATAGAAGAATTCCAATTGAATGTTGTATTACAAGTAATTATCAAATCAAAGCCATTAGTAATGCTAGTGAACATCCAATTCGTAAATATTTCGATAGTGGTGCTATTGTATCAATTTGTTGTGACAATTGTACAATGAGTAATATTACATTATCTGGTGAATATAAATTAGCGATTGatacatttaattttaaagttgaGGAAGTGATAcgtttaattgattattcaTTCGCTTCATCATTTATTGATCCACcattgaaaattaatattcgTAGagaaagttttaaaaaagcaTTAAAGATATTCCAAACCAATGGTTATGACATTAGTGGagttattgaaaataaattttactATTTCGAAGAGATTGGATTGGATGTAGAATtggaaattcaaaataatcttgcaaataatttttcattggGTAAAAATGTAATTAGAAATTATCCACAAATTACATTGGAACTTTTAGAAAATCTTCCAAAATCAGATTTACATTGTAGATTCGATGGTGGTGTTTCAATTGAACAAATTTGGAATGAAGTTCAATTATTGGGAATTGATAAATGTGAAAAGAGTAAACAggaatttttaaagaaattatcatCAAAACATTTAGCTTGCTATGCAAACTTTAAAGATTTCAAAGagtttaaatcattaattcaaTCATCATCTCATACACCTCAAACTATTCGTCTCtcaaaagaaatcattaatttattattacaaacaCCTGAACAAATTAATAGAGCATTCGATGATATCATTAAAGTTGCCCTAAAGGACAAAGTTCAATATTTAGAATTAATGATTCGTCCAAATTCTCACTCTAGAAACGGGTTAACTAAAGAGCAAGTCTTGGCATTAATCATTGAAAATAAGGACAAATGGGAAAAAAGCTCAAGcattaaaattggtttagTGGTTTTCTCTTCTTCAACCTCTGATGATCCAATTGAAACTTTAGATTCTGCTAGATTAGCAATTGCAAATAGAAATTCAGGTGTTATTGGTTTTGGTATTTTCGGTGCTGATCCAATCTCTCCAACTGAATCTCGTCACTTTTCTCaaactttttcattattaaaagaaaataatttcaatttagtACAATTCGCTGGTAAATCCGATGTTGAATCACTCATTAGTACAATTCATTGCTCTGGTTCAACAAGATTATCAGGTGCTTTCCAATCTCATAAAATTCCACGTTTAATGTCTTATTTAGGTAATTATTCAATCCCtgttgaaatttcattaactgaaaaattaaaatcctTTACAAGTGACGATCTCTCATTTACAACACCCATTAGACATTTACTCGATGGTAAATGTCCAGTTGTAATTTGTTCATTCCGTTCATCTCTTTACCCATATTCACGTAGTAAAATGTACTATAAAATTGTAAAGAATGCaaaattagattttaaaCAAGTCGTtcgtttattaaaaaatccaTTTGCTTATAATTTCCAATCTCATCAACAAAGAATCGAATTGGttcaacaatttaataaattatcaaaagaatatttaaattctgttaatattaattattcaaatattataatttaa